One segment of Brassica napus cultivar Da-Ae chromosome C3, Da-Ae, whole genome shotgun sequence DNA contains the following:
- the LOC106385476 gene encoding lectin-domain containing receptor kinase VI.4-like gives MGETRSMITFFLLVTFLQIIFLAHRAAGETTTEFIFQGFKVNQSKLQLEEDATITPNGLLRLTNRNSDRAGTAFYNKPVRLLDNNSTVRSFSTSFIFVIIPSSSNNGGFGFTFTLSPTPNRPDAETAQYLGLLNEDDDGDPDNHVFAVEFDTVQGYKDSTDRIGNHIGLNFNSLSSLVQEPVAYYDKEGHKEDFQLTSGEPIQVFMDYHGPTRTLTITVYPTRLGSKPTTPLISQKVPKLLEIVQEEMFVGFTAATGDKSSAHYVMGWSFSTGPVPAATLNLTDLPPPPPNTAKKRGLNKEIISLVVSLTTVITIMLVLLFILMMYKRRLQEEVLEDWELDHPHRFRYKDLHTATDGFKDNRIIGTGGFGTVYKGIITTTSSSSPSSDEIAVKKITPNSIQGVREFVAEIESLGRLRHKNLVNLQGWCKHGNDLLLIYDYIPNGSLDSLLYSKPRLCGAVLTWDARFQIAKGIASGLLYLHEEWEKIVIHRDVKPSNVLIDDQMNPRLGDFGLARLYERGSLSHTTVVVGTIGYMAPELTRNGNSSSASDVFAFGVLLLEIVSGRKPTDSGSFFLADWVMEMHASGQVLRAVDSRLGSGYDEEEARLALVVGLLCCHPKRGSRPAMRMVLRYLNGDEGVPEVEVYSHSSSRYSLPSDSKE, from the coding sequence ATGGGTGAAACAAGATCCATGATCACGTTCTTCTTGTTGGTGACCTTCCTACAGATCATCTTCCTAGCTCACAGAGCAGCAGGAGAGACGACCACAGAGTTCATTTTTCAAGGCTTTAAAGTAAACCAATCAAAGCTTCAATTAGAAGAAGATGCAACCATCACGCCCAACGGACTACTAAGGCTAACCAATCGAAACTCAGACCGCGCGGGAACGGCTTTCTACAACAAACCGGTTAGACTGCTCGACAATAACTCCACGGTTCGTTCTTTTAGCACTTCCTTCATCTTTGTCATCATCCCTTCAAGCTCAAACAACGGAGGTTTCGGGTTTACATTCACACTATCCCCAACCCCAAACCGTCCAGACGCGGAGACTGCGCAGTACTTGGGTCTTCTCAACGAAGACGACGACGGTGATCCGGATAATCACGTATTCGCAGTGGAGTTCGACACGGTTCAAGGATACAAAGACAGCACAGATCGAATAGGCAACCACATCGGTCTAAATTTCAACAGTCTCTCTTCGCTCGTCCAAGAACCTGTTGCTTACTACGACAAAGAGGGACATAAGGAAGATTTTCAACTCACGAGCGGCGAGCCGATCCAAGTCTTTATGGATTACCACGGACCAACCAGAACTCTTACCATCACTGTCTACCCGACCAGACTCGGATCTAAGCCGACAACTCCTTTGATCTCACAAAAAGTTCCTAAACTGTTGGAGATCGTGCAAGAAGAAATGTTTGTCGGATTCACGGCGGCCACGGGGGATAAATCGAGCGCACATTACGTGATGGGTTGGAGTTTCTCAACCGGTCCGGTCCCAGCAGCTACGCTGAATCTAACGGACCTTCCTCCTCCGCCTCCAAATACGGCGAAGAAGAGAGGCTTAAACAAAGAGATCATCTCCCTGGTCGTGTCTTTAACTACTGTTATAACCATCATGTTAGTGTTATTGTTTATCTTGATGATGTACAAAAGACGATTACAAGAGGAGGTTCTCGAGGATTGGGAACTCGATCATCCACACAGGTTTCGATACAAAGATCTCCACACAGCTACGGATGGATTCAAGGATAACAGAATCATAGGAACGGGAGGGTTCGGGACTGTCTACAAAGGAATCATAACCACCACGTCATCATCATCTCCGTCCTCTGATGAAATCGCAGTAAAGAAAATAACTCCAAACAGCATACAAGGCGTTCGAGAGTTTGTGGCCGAGATCGAGAGTCTAGGCCGCTTGAGGCACAAGAATCTGGTCAACCTACAAGGATGGTGCAAACACGGAAACGATCTATTGCTAATTTACGATTATATCCCTAACGGAAGCTTGGACTCGCTGTTATACAGTAAACCGAGACTATGCGGCGCCGTTTTGACCTGGGACGCGCGTTTTCAAATCGCCAAAGGAATCGCGTCTGGGCTGCTCTACCTCCACGAGGAGTGGGAGAAGATCGTGATCCACAGAGACGTTAAACCGAGCAACGTCCTCATCGACGATCAGATGAACCCTAGGCTCGGAGACTTCGGGCTCGCCAGGCTCTACGAGCGCGGATCCCTCTCCCACACCACCGTCGTCGTCGGCACGATCGGGTACATGGCGCCGGAGCTCACGCGCAACGGAAACTCCTCCTCCGCGTCCGACGTTTTCGCGTTCGGCGTTTTGCTGCTAGAGATCGTCTCCGGGAGGAAACCGACGGACTCCGGGAGCTTCTTCTTGGCCGATTGGGTTATGGAGATGCACGCGAGCGGGCAGGTGCTCCGCGCGGTGGATTCGAGGCTCGGATCTGGTTACGACGAGGAGGAGGCGAGGCTGGCGCTCGTGGTGGGGCTGCTGTGCTGCCACCCGAAAAGGGGGTCTCGTCCGGCGATGAGAATGGTGCTGAGGTACCTGAACGGGGACGAAGGTGTTCCTGAGGTTGAGGTGTACTCGCATTCTTCAAGTAGATACTCCCTTCCCTCCGATTCGAAAGAATGA
- the LOC125584204 gene encoding 40S ribosomal protein S30 produces MGKVHGSLARAGKVRGQTPKVAKQDKKKKPRGRAHKRLQHNRRFVTAVVGFGKKRGPNSSEK; encoded by the exons ATGG GAAAAGTGCACGGATCCTTGGCACGTGCCGGTAAGGTGAGAGGACAGACACCGAAGGTAGCGAAGcaagataagaagaagaaacccaGAGGACGTGCTCACAAGCGTCTTCAGCACAATCGCCGTTTCGTTACCGCCG TTGTTGGTTTCGGTAAGAAGAGAGGACCCAACTCTTCTGAGAAGTAG